One segment of Tepidisphaeraceae bacterium DNA contains the following:
- a CDS encoding HigA family addiction module antitoxin, whose translation MDSREQTLFEPATAVYPGEVVSEYLEYHGWAQRELARRSGLTPKTISEICSGNAPITPPTALALEKVFQRPAHLWLTLQSHFDEFEARQRQQVSQNKWTEWVLEFPLKDMKRLKFSVPSRQSDVESLLNFFGVSSPDSWQSVWDASAVAYRQTRQFRTSQGAMAAWVRETEIVAMELQLREFDEQLLRSSIGEMRQLTCKRTDEIMDPLQSICARAGVAVVLVPALPQTGISGCSRWLGNRGGLIGLTMRYKTDDQLWFTFFHELGHLLLHRRKRSFVLDNAAETLDDRVVDPEMEAFESEANAFARDALIPAKELSEFIRKGVFTNDSIHDFAQDIGVGPGIVVGRLQHDLILGRHQGNAFKQKLNWTF comes from the coding sequence ATGGATAGTCGGGAACAGACATTATTCGAACCAGCTACTGCCGTTTATCCTGGCGAGGTGGTGTCCGAGTATCTCGAATACCACGGTTGGGCGCAGCGTGAACTTGCGCGACGTAGCGGACTTACACCGAAGACGATAAGCGAGATTTGCAGCGGAAATGCACCTATCACGCCACCAACGGCACTTGCCTTAGAGAAGGTTTTTCAGAGGCCCGCTCATCTTTGGCTTACCCTCCAATCGCATTTTGACGAGTTCGAAGCGAGACAGCGTCAACAGGTAAGCCAGAACAAGTGGACCGAATGGGTTCTTGAATTTCCGTTAAAAGATATGAAGCGATTGAAGTTTTCGGTGCCGAGTCGGCAATCCGACGTTGAGTCGCTACTGAATTTCTTCGGAGTGTCTTCGCCAGATAGTTGGCAGTCGGTGTGGGATGCCTCGGCGGTAGCTTATCGACAGACTCGTCAGTTTCGCACGAGCCAAGGAGCAATGGCAGCATGGGTGCGCGAAACCGAGATAGTTGCCATGGAACTCCAATTACGGGAGTTTGACGAACAGCTGTTGCGCTCATCGATAGGTGAAATGCGACAACTAACTTGCAAGCGTACAGATGAAATCATGGACCCGCTCCAGAGCATTTGCGCACGTGCGGGCGTCGCAGTAGTGCTTGTCCCTGCATTGCCTCAGACGGGCATTAGTGGGTGCTCTCGGTGGTTAGGGAATAGGGGAGGATTGATAGGGCTAACTATGCGTTACAAGACGGATGATCAGCTTTGGTTCACGTTTTTCCATGAGTTGGGACATTTGCTGTTGCATAGGAGAAAGCGTTCCTTCGTTCTAGATAATGCGGCCGAAACGTTGGATGACCGAGTAGTCGATCCGGAGATGGAAGCATTCGAGTCTGAAGCGAACGCGTTCGCGAGAGATGCCTTGATTCCTGCGAAGGAACTCAGCGAATTTATACGCAAAGGCGTTTTCACTAATGATTCGATCCACGACTTCGCACAGGATATCGGAGTTGGTCCTGGGATTGTGGTGGGGAGGTTGCAGCATGACCTCATTTTGGGACGGCATCAAGGAAATGCATTTAAGCAGAAGCTT